The following are encoded together in the Streptomyces tsukubensis genome:
- a CDS encoding roadblock/LC7 domain-containing protein, which yields MSQAAQNLNWLITNFVDNTPGVSHTVVVSADGLLLAMSEGFPRDRADQLAAVASGLTSLTAGASRIFEGGTVNQTVVEMERGFLFIMSVSDGSSLAVLAHPEADIGLVGYEMALLVDRAGTVLTPDLRAELQGSLLH from the coding sequence ATGAGCCAGGCGGCACAGAACCTGAACTGGTTGATCACCAATTTCGTGGACAACACCCCTGGGGTGTCGCACACGGTGGTGGTCTCCGCCGACGGACTTCTTCTGGCGATGTCCGAAGGATTCCCGCGCGACCGCGCCGACCAGCTCGCGGCCGTGGCCTCCGGTCTGACCTCGCTGACAGCGGGGGCCTCCCGGATCTTCGAAGGCGGCACCGTCAACCAGACGGTGGTGGAGATGGAACGGGGTTTCCTCTTCATCATGTCCGTCTCCGACGGCTCGTCCCTGGCGGTGCTCGCCCATCCTGAGGCGGACATCGGCCTGGTCGGGTACGAAATGGCGCTCCTCGTCGACCGCGCCGGCACGGTCCTCACCCCGGACCTGCGGGCCGAACTTCAGGGAAGCCTGCTCCACTAG
- a CDS encoding DUF742 domain-containing protein: MTPPNASHDPYGASASGYGIEGDQPLVRPYAMTGGRTRPRYQLAIEALVSTTADPMQMQGLLPEHQRICHLCREVKSVAEVSALLSMPLGVARILVADLAEAGLVAIHQPGGDDAGGQPAVTLLERVLSGLRKL, from the coding sequence ATGACCCCGCCCAACGCCTCACACGATCCGTACGGAGCTTCAGCCTCCGGCTACGGCATCGAGGGTGACCAGCCCCTGGTGCGTCCGTACGCCATGACGGGTGGCCGTACCAGGCCGCGGTATCAGCTCGCCATCGAGGCGCTGGTCAGCACGACGGCCGACCCGATGCAGATGCAGGGCCTGCTCCCGGAGCATCAGCGGATCTGCCACCTGTGCAGGGAAGTGAAGTCGGTCGCGGAGGTTTCCGCGCTGCTGTCCATGCCCCTCGGCGTGGCTCGGATCCTCGTCGCCGACCTGGCGGAGGCCGGGCTCGTCGCCATCCACCAGCCCGGCGGCGACGACGCCGGCGGCCAGCCGGCCGTGACACTGCTCGAAAGGGTGCTCAGTGGACTTCGCAAGCTCTAA
- a CDS encoding GTP-binding protein: MDFASSNGGSARSTTSAKIVVAGGFGVGKTTFVGAVSEINPLRTEAVMTSASAGIDDLTHTGDKTTTTVAMDFGRITLDQDLILYLFGTPGQDRFWFMWDDLVRGAIGAVVLVDTRRLADCFPAVDYFENSGLPFVIALNGFDGHQPYTPDEVREALQIGPDTPIITTDARHRADAKSGLITLVEHALMARLK, from the coding sequence GTGGACTTCGCAAGCTCTAACGGCGGATCCGCCCGCTCAACCACCAGCGCGAAAATCGTGGTGGCGGGCGGGTTCGGCGTGGGCAAGACGACCTTCGTCGGCGCCGTCTCGGAGATCAACCCCCTGCGCACCGAAGCCGTCATGACCAGTGCGTCAGCAGGCATCGACGACCTCACCCACACCGGAGACAAAACGACCACCACGGTCGCCATGGACTTCGGCCGCATCACCCTCGACCAAGACCTCATCCTCTACCTCTTCGGCACCCCGGGACAGGACCGCTTCTGGTTCATGTGGGACGACCTCGTCCGCGGCGCCATCGGCGCCGTCGTCCTCGTCGACACCCGCCGCCTCGCCGACTGCTTCCCCGCCGTCGACTACTTCGAAAACTCAGGACTCCCCTTCGTCATCGCCCTCAACGGCTTCGACGGACACCAGCCCTACACCCCCGACGAAGTACGCGAAGCACTCCAGATCGGCCCCGACACCCCCATCATCACCACCGACGCCCGCCACCGCGCCGACGCCAAAAGCGGACTCATCACCCTCGTCGAACACGCCCTCATGGCCCGACTCAAGTAA
- a CDS encoding sensor histidine kinase, whose amino-acid sequence MRRSTTGSGPAARTRGNFTPPGRSGAPAQTPQDGRDTAAAAGSRMSPRNWRVPTRLNAILLIPVIVGLVMGGFQVKGSVDTWQEADAAERTARLVRTSLLYGNRLIEERDISAAPLLRGDRNDPAVVKARRATDRAADAFDRAASDMPHKEGLVRRLRAFHKVEPGLATLREHAYTSQYKGVGTEEGYVAIQHPLMEIANELGLGTGNITSYGRTVYALSLAKAAISLQRSIGTHLMVKPEPDSSSTARRRVALTSYLYLENIATEEYTSGGTERDVRALREAEKKLAADSREQAAEAAAKAKAAGRKPAPALDPEKTVEAIAAPGATKRSLASRGITPESWWASTTARFDAYRTIESALADKAVSETSDIADDARRDTFITAAAIVIALLVAFLLAGMVARQMSRAMRRLRTAAFGIAEQRLPTLVDQLSRTDPGRVDTRVRPIPITSTDEIGEVARAFDQVHREAVRLAAEQAMLRGNINAIFTNLSRRNQSLIEGQLSLISDLESHEAEPEQLENLFRLDHLATRMRRNGENLLVLAGEEPGRRWDQPVPLVDVFRAAASEVEQYERVDLENIPDAEIHGRAVTDLVHLLAELLENATSFSSPQTKVRVVATRIPDGRVLIEIHDKGIGLTAEDFADINHKLAMPPTVDVAISRRMGLFVVGRLSDRHGIRVQLRPSGEQAGTTSLVTLPEAITHGGGEEQLLGQPEFTVPSLAPEQADPPHPTPLRTTAELGFDDGPWSAGHGREDTREPDPADRSPIRGEHGAALEDRARPGGDRPLFRDEVAPAPPFDERSGGPTAPGQGYGTPRYEPHEEQPPYEGQPAYEGQSPYEGQPGTSFEAGTSEGGHARGLPGREQSYDRQGTTGHAEGPPGVHGGQENEYGHQGGEFAAELRGYAGDPSGHGPQATYGDRQDGHGGAPGGYAEHPEQDGGYGLSVPALPEAGERGGPQELPSPEAADPRHSGPTSERYGSERYGSEQYGGVGDQPHQEVGQDGDAFLDSFRPGNAPEPESVRQAPPADQERVGFDRPGPVASSVHDVTDAGLPRRGGPAAVRGGDGGQQWRQPVNSQDGGRPSLAEPERGEQPQPAAAEGEAFPANVNDERRLRAEQSRQPTAGGVTPSGLPRRVPRANLVEGTAEQSPRGGPQVSRAPEDVRGRLSKLRRGVERGRTAGSDTNGTNSRGSGPDGTYDQER is encoded by the coding sequence GTGAGGCGAAGCACTACGGGCTCAGGCCCCGCAGCGCGGACCCGGGGGAACTTCACTCCCCCGGGCCGTTCGGGTGCGCCCGCCCAGACCCCGCAGGACGGCCGGGACACGGCGGCCGCCGCCGGCAGCCGTATGTCGCCCCGCAACTGGCGGGTCCCCACCAGGCTCAACGCGATCCTGCTGATCCCCGTGATCGTCGGTCTCGTCATGGGCGGCTTCCAGGTCAAGGGCTCCGTCGACACCTGGCAGGAGGCCGACGCGGCCGAACGTACGGCGCGCCTGGTCAGGACCTCACTGCTGTACGGCAACCGCCTCATCGAGGAACGTGACATATCCGCGGCCCCACTGCTGCGGGGCGACAGGAACGACCCCGCCGTGGTGAAGGCGCGCCGCGCCACGGACAGAGCGGCCGACGCGTTCGACAGGGCGGCGAGCGATATGCCGCACAAGGAGGGCCTCGTACGCAGACTGCGCGCCTTCCACAAGGTCGAGCCCGGCCTCGCCACGCTGCGCGAACACGCCTACACCTCCCAGTACAAGGGCGTGGGGACCGAAGAGGGCTACGTCGCCATCCAGCACCCGCTGATGGAGATCGCCAACGAACTCGGCCTCGGTACGGGCAACATCACCAGCTACGGACGGACGGTGTACGCCCTCTCCCTGGCGAAGGCGGCCATCTCCCTCCAGCGTTCCATCGGCACCCACCTGATGGTGAAGCCGGAACCCGACTCGTCGAGCACCGCCCGCCGGCGGGTCGCCCTCACCTCGTACCTGTACCTGGAGAACATCGCCACCGAGGAGTACACCTCGGGCGGCACCGAGCGGGACGTCCGCGCGCTGCGCGAGGCGGAGAAGAAGCTCGCCGCCGACTCCCGGGAGCAGGCGGCGGAGGCGGCGGCCAAGGCGAAGGCGGCGGGCAGGAAGCCCGCTCCCGCGCTGGATCCGGAGAAGACGGTCGAGGCGATCGCCGCCCCCGGAGCGACCAAGCGGTCGCTGGCCTCCCGGGGCATCACGCCGGAGAGCTGGTGGGCCTCCACGACCGCCAGGTTCGACGCGTACAGGACGATCGAATCCGCTCTCGCCGACAAGGCCGTGAGCGAGACCTCGGACATCGCCGACGACGCGAGGCGCGACACCTTCATCACCGCGGCCGCCATCGTGATCGCCCTGCTCGTCGCCTTCTTACTGGCCGGCATGGTGGCCAGGCAGATGAGCCGGGCCATGCGCAGGCTGCGTACCGCGGCCTTCGGCATAGCCGAGCAGCGGCTGCCCACTCTGGTGGACCAGCTCTCCCGTACCGACCCCGGCCGGGTGGACACCCGCGTGCGGCCCATCCCGATCACCTCCACCGACGAGATCGGCGAGGTGGCCCGCGCCTTCGACCAGGTGCACAGGGAAGCGGTGCGGCTGGCCGCGGAGCAGGCCATGCTGCGGGGCAACATCAACGCCATCTTCACCAACCTCTCGCGCCGCAACCAGTCCCTGATCGAGGGTCAGCTCTCCCTGATCAGCGATCTGGAGAGCCACGAGGCGGAGCCCGAGCAGCTGGAGAACCTGTTCAGGCTCGACCACCTCGCCACCCGCATGCGCCGCAACGGCGAGAACCTGCTGGTGCTGGCCGGCGAGGAGCCGGGGCGCCGCTGGGACCAGCCGGTGCCGCTGGTGGACGTCTTCCGTGCCGCCGCCTCCGAGGTGGAGCAGTACGAGCGCGTCGATCTGGAGAACATCCCCGACGCCGAGATCCACGGCCGCGCCGTGACCGACCTCGTCCACCTGCTCGCGGAGCTGCTGGAGAACGCCACCTCGTTCTCCTCCCCACAGACCAAGGTGCGGGTCGTCGCGACCCGGATACCCGACGGCCGCGTCCTGATCGAGATCCACGACAAGGGCATCGGCCTGACCGCTGAGGACTTCGCGGACATCAACCACAAGCTGGCCATGCCCCCGACGGTGGATGTGGCGATCTCGCGGCGCATGGGCCTCTTCGTGGTCGGCAGGCTCTCCGACCGGCACGGCATCAGGGTGCAGCTGCGGCCCTCCGGCGAGCAGGCGGGCACCACCTCGCTGGTCACCCTTCCCGAGGCCATCACGCACGGCGGGGGTGAGGAACAGCTCCTCGGCCAGCCGGAGTTCACCGTCCCCTCGCTCGCGCCCGAGCAAGCGGATCCCCCTCACCCCACACCGTTGCGGACCACCGCCGAACTGGGCTTCGACGACGGACCGTGGAGCGCGGGACACGGGCGGGAGGACACGCGTGAACCCGATCCGGCGGACCGCTCGCCGATCCGCGGGGAGCACGGGGCCGCGCTGGAGGATCGGGCGCGTCCCGGCGGCGACCGCCCGCTCTTCCGCGACGAGGTCGCACCCGCCCCGCCCTTCGACGAACGGAGCGGGGGGCCGACGGCGCCCGGTCAGGGTTACGGGACGCCGCGGTACGAGCCGCACGAGGAACAGCCCCCGTACGAGGGACAGCCCGCATACGAGGGACAGTCTCCGTATGAAGGACAGCCCGGCACCTCGTTCGAGGCGGGCACGTCCGAGGGCGGGCATGCTCGCGGCCTTCCCGGTCGGGAGCAGTCCTACGACCGCCAGGGGACGACGGGTCACGCCGAAGGCCCGCCCGGAGTCCACGGGGGCCAGGAGAACGAGTACGGCCACCAGGGCGGGGAGTTCGCGGCTGAACTCCGGGGCTACGCCGGTGATCCGAGCGGTCACGGCCCCCAGGCGACGTACGGTGACCGTCAGGACGGTCACGGCGGGGCTCCGGGCGGTTACGCTGAGCACCCGGAGCAGGACGGCGGATACGGCCTGTCCGTACCGGCGCTCCCCGAAGCCGGGGAGCGGGGCGGCCCGCAGGAGCTGCCCTCTCCGGAGGCAGCGGATCCGCGGCACTCGGGCCCCACGTCTGAGCGGTACGGCTCTGAGCGGTACGGCTCTGAGCAGTACGGCGGCGTCGGTGACCAGCCCCATCAGGAAGTCGGGCAGGACGGGGACGCTTTTCTGGACTCTTTCCGGCCGGGGAACGCCCCGGAACCGGAATCTGTCCGGCAGGCACCCCCCGCAGACCAGGAGCGCGTAGGCTTCGACCGTCCTGGCCCGGTGGCGAGTTCCGTCCATGATGTGACAGACGCCGGTCTGCCCCGTCGCGGCGGTCCCGCCGCGGTGCGGGGCGGCGACGGCGGTCAGCAGTGGCGGCAGCCCGTCAACAGCCAGGACGGTGGGCGGCCTTCGCTCGCGGAGCCGGAGCGGGGCGAACAGCCCCAACCGGCCGCCGCCGAGGGTGAGGCGTTCCCGGCGAATGTGAACGACGAGCGTCGGCTGCGCGCCGAGCAGTCGCGGCAGCCCACGGCAGGCGGGGTCACCCCCTCCGGCCTGCCGCGCCGGGTGCCCAGGGCCAACCTGGTCGAGGGCACCGCGGAACAGAGCCCGCGGGGCGGCCCTCAGGTCTCCCGCGCCCCCGAGGACGTACGGGGCAGGCTGAGCAAGCTGCGCCGCGGCGTCGAGCGGGGACGCACGGCGGGTAGTGACACGAATGGCACGAACAGTCGGGGCTCCGGCCCTGACGGTACCTACGACCAGGAGCGTTAG